A single Defluviitalea saccharophila DNA region contains:
- a CDS encoding IS256 family transposase: MSAIPKEVLKEIIKENHFENVGEIYSYLKDAFKDLIQEMLEAELDVSLGYSKNDSANKNTDNVRNGHTKKTIKSQFGTFELDIPKDRKGEHVPQIVPKYKRDISGIEEKVISLYARGMTTRDIHDQIKDLYGIEVSADMVSKITERIVPEIKEWQNRPLESIYPFVFMDAIHYKIREDGHILNRAAYVVLGVNIEGNKDILGIWIGENESSKFWLGVLNELKNRGVEDILMFCVDGLTGLKEAIQAAYPKSEIQRCIIHQLRNSFKYVSYKDLKAFSKDFKEVYRAVNEEVALEELYKLKDKWGEQYPYAIRSWENNWDVLSPFFKYPAEVRKIIYTTNIIEGVHRQFRKVTKAKSVFPSDSSLEKMLYLAAMNVMKKWTMRYRNWDQVLSQLAIMYEGRIDKYLL, translated from the coding sequence ATGAGTGCTATTCCTAAAGAAGTTTTGAAGGAAATTATTAAAGAGAATCATTTTGAAAATGTCGGTGAAATTTATTCTTATCTTAAGGATGCATTTAAGGATTTAATTCAAGAAATGTTGGAGGCTGAGCTGGATGTGTCTCTTGGTTATTCTAAAAATGATTCTGCCAATAAAAATACGGACAATGTTCGCAATGGACATACCAAGAAAACTATAAAAAGTCAGTTTGGTACTTTTGAATTAGATATTCCAAAAGATCGTAAAGGAGAACATGTACCTCAAATCGTCCCTAAGTACAAAAGAGACATTTCAGGCATTGAGGAAAAGGTTATATCCCTCTATGCCAGAGGTATGACAACAAGAGATATTCATGATCAAATAAAGGATTTATACGGTATTGAAGTATCTGCTGATATGGTGAGTAAAATAACAGAACGAATAGTTCCTGAAATTAAAGAATGGCAGAACAGACCTTTAGAATCGATTTACCCCTTTGTATTTATGGATGCCATACATTATAAAATAAGAGAAGATGGACATATCCTTAATCGAGCAGCTTATGTCGTACTGGGAGTAAATATAGAAGGAAATAAAGATATCCTGGGCATATGGATTGGAGAAAATGAATCTTCAAAATTCTGGCTTGGAGTATTAAATGAATTAAAAAATAGAGGCGTAGAAGATATTCTTATGTTTTGCGTAGACGGACTAACCGGTCTAAAGGAAGCTATTCAAGCTGCCTATCCAAAGTCAGAAATTCAAAGATGTATTATCCATCAGTTAAGGAATTCATTTAAATATGTTTCGTATAAGGACTTAAAAGCTTTCTCAAAAGATTTTAAAGAAGTATATAGAGCTGTTAATGAAGAAGTTGCTCTGGAAGAATTGTACAAATTAAAAGACAAATGGGGAGAACAGTATCCCTATGCTATTCGTAGCTGGGAAAACAACTGGGATGTACTAAGTCCATTCTTTAAATATCCTGCGGAAGTACGAAAAATAATCTATACTACAAATATTATAGAAGGGGTACACCGCCAGTTTAGAAAAGTAACAAAAGCAAAATCAGTATTTCCTTCTGACTCGTCTCTGGAAAAAATGCTTTATTTAGCGGCTATGAATGTAATGAAAAAATGGACAATGAGGTATAGAAACTGGGATCAGGTACTGAGTCAATTAGCCATCATGTATGAAGGTCGAATAGATAAATACCTTCTATAG
- a CDS encoding site-specific integrase: MVVEPIRDKKQIQKMKIYLLGRSDRDYLLFTVGINVGLRVSDLLRLQYKDIFTDNESFRQHLVIREQKTGKVKKIRLNDTVKKAIKDYVRIHELSGEDYLFESKKGGYITRVQAYKILREAAEAIGIEQFGTHSMRKTWGYHSYLTSKHNIGLIMDMFSHSSEQICLRYIGINQEQKDELYSMVQL; encoded by the coding sequence GTGGTTGTTGAACCTATCCGTGACAAAAAACAAATACAAAAAATGAAAATATATCTGTTAGGAAGGTCAGACCGAGATTATTTATTATTTACTGTTGGCATAAATGTTGGTTTAAGAGTAAGTGATCTTTTGAGACTGCAATATAAGGACATTTTCACTGACAATGAATCGTTTAGGCAGCATTTAGTTATTAGGGAACAGAAAACTGGAAAAGTAAAAAAGATAAGGTTAAATGATACTGTAAAAAAAGCCATAAAAGATTATGTAAGAATACATGAGTTATCTGGAGAAGATTATTTATTTGAGAGTAAAAAAGGAGGTTATATCACAAGAGTACAAGCATATAAAATTCTTAGAGAAGCAGCAGAGGCAATTGGCATTGAACAATTTGGAACTCACAGCATGAGAAAAACATGGGGGTATCATAGTTACCTAACTTCAAAGCATAATATAGGTTTGATTATGGATATGTTTTCCCATTCTTCAGAACAGATTTGCCTAAGGTACATAGGTATAAATCAGGAGCAGAAGGATGAATTATATTCTATGGTCCAGTTGTAG